The genomic window ttttcgcttaaaattaatattttattttgtcttaaattgaTTAGCTAACATGTCTAGcaatccagaagtcaaaattgacaaatgcccACTAATTGAAgatgcattatttaatatttgagggaatttttaaaaactgaaggtttaaaaaaaaaaaaaagaaaaagaaatcttaCCGACCGACaaaactttcccatttttcccacttgagggcaacacaacagtATTTTTTTTCACCTAACTGAAGTAACTTGACAATCAAAAGAGCCTACATAACTGAAGTCAAGGTGGATGAACTTTCAAAGAACAAAATGTAAAGTAAACCAGATATctatttatataaaacaaaataatctgATCTATATTTATAAAAACTGTGAACAGTAAATCTATGTgtgactttaaaaaaacatgcaCCCTGGAAATTAGTATagataatgaaagttttgaactAGATAGTTTATTAttatactagcgggatacccgcgcttcgcgcgggtccccgctagatgagtaaatgggagcgatcactaaaacaggaggaattactgaaaaggtagaatcattgaaaggtacattttatttttctaaacctgtcccttcttgcatttccattttcttttcagtttattctgcacgggcctagtttgtttccattaaaacaaaatgctatttagcttgtgattttccgtttccatgttatttatctatcttgGCCTtgccccattcccattattttctgaaGCTATCCTTTATACGTTTCCCtgtatagcttcatttttatcagctgcttagcttgtgatttcccgtttccttcagttgttatttatttttcttatttttcgtgattagtttctaattttaacttcttttttcccttaattttcctgattagtttctttctttccctctttagtttgctcccgtttcatttagttactgtaatcataacctgtataataggcctacccgtaggcctacctttttttgtcttcttcttttttttttctattcatttagctcctttctttctcatcagtttcttttgcataggtctattttgttcccatgctgcttagctcgtgatttccgtttccatgttattcatttattgagcccgttcccatgcattattttataaatctaccatttcttacatttctccttttagttttggctttttttctacattttgttcccgtttttcatatttcctgcttagcttgtgatttcccgttttaattttatctatttaattctgttctcattattttagttttttttacgttatttatttatttatttatttatttatttattctttcatttttagcttccttctttcctctcgtatcctcacgatttttatcatcttggcgggtaatctcttaaccgaatccattaccatgcatataatccacaacccgacccatccataggcctaccttttcagttttgtcttcctttcttttcttttctatttctctggcactgaaagttggtctgtgcatattatgcacccgtGCGTGCGCGTCACATTGCGCCGTACGCCTACGTGCTAACGCCAACccgctgctgccagttagttacggtgcgcgctaccactgagttttgacaacaaaaatcccgggaaaaacccggttttaaccatattttcactgattttgaggccaattcttggtcttgaccgttttcaaccaaataaagtgcaatgcgttcccgtatattcctcaatctcccgtatgaatgtggctgtaaaactaaacgacgattcattataggcctagaataaataataaaattcacgcgacgtagccttaatctcttggctgccaacttcggtgcagtggcggaaaatgggatGCGTAGCTCTGCGAGGGcttaaaagctcgtaagatcattcttaaagtactgcgatgttgtgcatctagatagcctgaatcatttcttggccacctcgcagttggcagaaaacagggcaatgttgctctgcgtatggtttttaatggaaatattattacgcgttcacactgtccttattacccacaatgccactgcatgcgattttgcatagcaacacaacagttttttatgttattctcttagttaccatcaatttttgcaaaaatgaacctcagatggtttaatggcaatatgtacccgatcaatgtatgaataaatcagagctgaaagtgaaatcatctctgagtctatttgcgcacaagatttagcgacttccttttatttatatagattactAACATGCTTATTAACAGCTTTGTTACAATATTATTTCTGATatgattgatattttttaaacttttttagtCTTGTTTGATTTTCTTGATATGGGTCAGATAATACAAGTTTAAAACAGTGTCAgcatagcacttgttcagtgcatgtatgggaccatgacaacccctctctgacattacaaaatccaccagtcctatgggaccatgacaacccctctctgacattataGCGCCTCGTTGGCCGCTTTGcagccatgcccccccccccccccgaagaactagaactagttctatGTCAgcagagcaaagtacactgatcgaCATGTTTGTTTGAACGAAATCGAACATCCAGTTTTCATTTATTACCTTGATACACTTTCTTTGTATATTGTTTTCaccaataatcaatgtagttaaagccataatatgtgatttgctccacaatgACGCCctaaatttttctcaaatttctaaGTTTTTGCATATATACTCATGTGAAATACCAAGCCTTACatgtacagtaaaatttaagtttttatattaaatccggagagCTCCAGTTTTATTCTGATTTCAccgatcgagtggtggctaaaaCCTACCAACTACCAAAtcccaacagtttaaaatagttaataaccttaaatgagTTAAAATGACTCATAAATATATGTAAttgttgccaatattttgcttaaaCCAATGCATTATGTTCAGCCTATATTCATAAAGTAAACTTTGTCTTAAAAGTTTGAAGTGTTTCAAATGTGttgttatacgctggcgaagttacgtaataatcggattaactaccatagcaataggtacaaacaatttttgattataccgcgctgcactacaactTTCATGCGGCACCTCTGCATTgaatcatagatgtcaaagaaatgctaatcacttgtacctgtaagattagtctctttgaaaagagcggtattgtattcaatctattatatgattgaagacaggtgatgagtgcaacctgcttgtagtgcagcgcggtatatatattcaaaattgtttgtacctattgctatggtagttaatccgattaattacgtaacttcgccagcgtataatgtTTTATATTGTCATAAAAtaatctaatttgcatatctaaggagctaatttgcataaatgttatGGTGGCTAGTTAATATTTCATGCATAAATTCTGTGAAATTTCATTTTATCCTAATTCTGCATTTTTAATATTGCCACAGTATATAACTAGGGATGACCAGCACAACAGCTTACTcctttggagtacatgtaattgGACACCTTTTATGTTTACCATGCAACACTGAACACACACACAATATCAATGGAGCTATATGCATACACTCCTTACAATGACCATGGAAATAGatcttatctactatttccatgcaatGACCAATGGATTTGACTTGAGTGCaccatagatagtgaaggagaaAGTGCACACACAGTGCATCAGTAGGCCCATAGTTCCCTCCACAGCAAGCTGAAATCTGCATCAAAGTGTGATTTTACTGCAAATTTGCTCCAAATTCCAAGTTATATTAGGTGAGTTACGTTTTGTATACTATAATATATATGTgcaatttcattaaatttcattACTATTTAGAGGTGCATATACACGTAGGACTAATGAAATTAAGACCCTCTTTAACTTCGGTTTCAGAATTCTGCAGCATCAGCATGGCTCAAGATATGCCTGGTGATCATAGGTGTGAGAACAGCTATGTCAACCTTTTAAACACATGCAGATGGACCCACACAGATGTACAACTCCTAATAGAGAAGAATAATGTTCCAGGTAAGcttctttttattaaaaaaaaattaattacaagTATTAATTaatgagatgttaaaagggcatttcatgatccacagcatcatccccccacttttctcaaaaaagttcagatttttatatcactggaaacctctggctacataatgtttatgtacaaaaataattcttgcagattaatttgtttagcatatatcaagatatcgtgaaatttgaatttcgttctggtataccacaacaaaattacaacacgtCATGGTCTATGAAGTAgtgtacataatcatgcataactcgcttgCGCAAAATTGGAATCTACTGAAAtctttgggaataagctttttttcgtggatatctactgaaaaatgacataaaaagaggatgctaggatcacaaaatactccttaaaATAGAAAACTTTATTTAATTGAGATAGCTTAGAAACTTGATAGTGTTGACAGAAAATGAGCCCATATTACATGCTTTTACTGATGCTGTTTTTAAAATGGTGTACATATTGGGTGCCCAAAATTAACAATTTGGGCGTAAAATGATATATATTAAATGTTGATACTGCTTagtgtttgtttgattttttttgggggggtgtctaaatgttatttaaatccagtatttcttaaatatttaacaatgtgAAATTAAACAAGTTGTAAATGTCATTTCAATTGAATAttacaagtagcggcatgcttttatGAGTACATGTAgcagcaagtgatcgccaagtagcccaattgtgcacctAAGGTGCAGCTTTGGCATCACTGAGAATAGGCCCTAGGCCGACATACATTGtaggaaattttttttatatagccCTGATGAAAAGAAGTAATTGtgcaatttcagaaaaaaaaattgctgtgTGATTTACATGCATTAGCACCAATTgacttgaaatgtgtgtgtgtgtggggggggacaTCAAGACCTTTCTTGTGACATTCGTCATATATCACTAATTGTCCTCATCAGAACCTTCATAATCCCAAAACACTGATTATATCATGTTTAAAATGATGTTGTTTATTAATTGTTTCAGATCAATTTCAACAGCCAGTGACATGGGCTCATCTTTGTATACTGGTGCTAGCTTTTGAAGAAAGACATGTTACAAATTGTACTGTGTGGAATTCACTTGCAACAGCATTGAGAACTTTGCAACCAGATTGCTGCCTTCCATCAACTCAGTGGCTTCGCAGAAATGCCAAGAAAAGGATGCAAATAATGTCACACGGGAAACTGATGGTCCCCATTGAAGAACTAAAAGCGCAAAAGGAGATCATAAGTGAAAGTCTTGAAAAAATGGGCATCACAGTCCATTGGCTAACTGAAGAATCTACCCCTCTTCCACAGAATACACCAACTATCAATAACAGTCACATGGTTGATATTTCCTGTATAGGAAAAAAACTGACACTCCATGGGAAACTGTGTGCACTTGGATGAATCGCATATTTGGTACTTCTGACATCAGTAAGCAGTCCTTCTACAACTCTTTCAATGCCTTGTATACAGAAAAGAGGAAGCTGCGCGGCAACAAACCAAAACTTCACAAATTTTGGCATCTCCATACAAATTGCCAGTTAAGCGAAACATCAAAGTCTGTGAAGAAATGTGTGAAGAACAAAATGAACCTGCACCGATACAAGCTGACATTGGGTCCCAAGAAATTCTGAAACAAGATGCCAATAGGCCTACTACCGTAATCGTCAAGATAGAGTTcgattaggttataaatcttttcaactggacttactgtttttgttgactacagtatcacgtcatatctctgacgcttcatcaggcctagtgaCAAGTCGTCACGATACATGTACGAAACTCTAAATGCCAAAACAGCCCCAGTGGTATTAAAGATGAACTTGAAttaaagcagtcaagttagctcattcgataaggcattcgactatggtgcgagaggttgcgggttcgaaccctggtggtgcctagtacgatcttgtgaaaaattgagttagcttgaaattcccctggacaaggaacttactgctaattgtcttgttgtaacccgtacgaaactcggggagctgatcctggttacgatggttatttgtggaatgtctagggtgtgcactcttgtagcagcaaagtccctgatttgtggTTAAatcaatggtttatggaatgatgtggggtcgtagtggtcagcgacaacctgtaaagtgtgctgaggcttgtggatcaacgtctaggtgttgtgcctgtgcgtagcgcactataaatcactgcgctttttttttctttttgctgaaccatgaaatggtatcagcctatattagtgaatgttactagcttacttacttactagcttactaactgactaaccatttggtctaaaatggacatatctctaaatgccacgaaggtatgactcCCCAAGTGGTGttatatgaaagagaaaaatgtaaagaatataataaaaatgtttcCAAACGCCAGAGGCCATCCAGGGGTCGCAGGggtaaaaaaggtcattttaaccgaaaatgctgtgattgagcttaaatttaaatgcaatgatccttatgacattctaaacatgtttcaaacatttaaaaatctatttaaggtcattaaggggtcataaaggggtcaaaggtcgttttcaaaatgctccaattgaactgaaatttaaatgcaatgatccttatgacattgtaaacatttaaaaaataatttaaaattaatttaaggtcattaaggggtcataaaggggtcaaaggtcaagtttttcaaaatgctccaattgagctaaaatttatatgcaatgatccttatgacattctaaacattttaaaaacattttaagattcatttaaggtcattaaggggtcataaaggggtcaaaggtcaagttttccaaaatgctccgattgagctgaaatttaaacacaATGATCCTTataccctaaccgcctaagggctttttggcgacgggcagggaaagaaggaaagaatagagagagaaaagaaggaaagaggttgtttgctctgggtgggattcgaacccgagacccctcgcatgccaagcactcggtcggcgacactttgccacgggtcttgggcttagctggccagcgaaaccgttcctatatatcacttagggcgattgcgtcatcacaccacgtgggatgcatgcacgaacagcgcatatatcaagtagtattttgtagtatttagtacggttagggttaagatattctaaacatgttaaaaatattttaaaattaatttaaggtcattaaggggtcataaaggggtcaaaggtcaagtttttcaaaatgctccaattgagctaaaatttatatgcaatgatccttatgacattctaaacattttaaaaacattttaagattcatttaaggtcattaaggggtcataaaggggtcaaaggtcaagttttccaaaatgctccgattgagctgaaatttaaacacaATGATCCTTataccctaaccgcctaagggctttttggcgacgggcagggaaagaaggaaagaatagagagagaaaagaaggaaagaggttgttttgctctgggtgggattcgaaccgagaccctcgcatgccaagcactcggtcggcgacactttgccacgggtcttgggttGTGACGAAGGAGGGAGATCggatatatcacttagggcgattgcgtcatcacaccacgtgggatgcatgcacgaacagcgcatatatcacagtagtattttgtagtatttagtacggttagggttaaggaagcctatactgagtttcgatagtggtaacctaaccctaaccgcctaagggctttttggcgacgggcagggaaagaaggaaagaatagagagagaaaagaaggaaagaggttgtttgctctgggtgggattcgaacccgagacccctcgcatgccaagcactcgatcggcgacactttgccacgggtcttgggcttcgctggccagcttaaaccgtgcctatatatcacttagggcgattgcgtcatcacaccacgtgggatgcatgcaccgaacagcgcatatatcaagtagtattttgtagtatttagtacggttagggttaagatattctaaacatgttaaaaatattttaaaattcatttaaggtcattaaggggcaataaaggggtcaaatgtcaagttttcaaaatgcttcaattgagctgaaatttaaatgcaatactatcgaagccacatggttcagctatggtgcggttatcgctctagttcttttttttaaagactgaaaACTGAAAATGTGAGTCTCAAAGGTAAACTCAAAGACCCTAGATGCAGCAGTAACAAGACTATTGTCTTCAGAAAGTCACAGCTGGTAGTCCAAGaacaaagaaatacacagttgatTGAGTTGAATATCACCAGCAGTTGAAATATTgcgaaatgaaatatttgatcagCAATTTTTTCTGACTGGAGACGGGTGTAACGGGAAACTAGGAGTCGACTTTCATAGgccttacaaaatgtacattttctctCTTCATGCAGGCATAATACTCATTTTGTTTTTCTAAATGATTTTTGTAacataattttgtaattttttcaccTATAAAGGGGGTGGTAAATTTTTCATCTATAAAAAGAGGGTGGGACTATATACTCGAGTCAGTATGGTAATAATTATCCTATAATTAGATATATACATTATGACAATTATGCCCTACTATATGTCTGAGTTAACTttctccacacgggtgtcaaatgcagacgacaagtttcataaCAAATATaagattcaaaaatttcagaattgtaaattttcatgaccatattttggaatcagcatgaaaaatgcaataaaatgagtacaaacaagcctagtattggttcagtggttcttaagatagctcttgatattttcagaaaatatatcaaatcttggatttttttaaatgttgaagcCCATGGCTAGCAAGCAGAGCATTAACAAGCAAAGAATTATGGCCACAGAGATCTGGGAATGACTaaatccttaaggga from Amphiura filiformis chromosome 5, Afil_fr2py, whole genome shotgun sequence includes these protein-coding regions:
- the LOC140153219 gene encoding uncharacterized protein, which gives rise to MAQDMPGDHRCENSYVNLLNTCRWTHTDVQLLIEKNNVPDQFQQPVTWAHLCILVLAFEERHVTNCTVWNSLATALRTLQPDCCLPSTQWLRRNAKKRMQIMSHGKLMVPIEELKAQKEIISESLEKMGITVHWLTEESTPLPQNTPTINNSHMVDISCIGKKLTLHGKLCALG